A portion of the Candidatus Saccharimonadales bacterium genome contains these proteins:
- the msrA gene encoding peptide-methionine (S)-S-oxide reductase MsrA: MTTFVLGGGCFWCVDAVFRRLKGVTKVESGYAGGHTDSPNYYQVASGQTGHAEVVSVTFDESVIPPETILNIFFSIHDPTTLNRQGADVGTQYRSIMLYQDNEQKQLFENAIEKAKSIWTGTIVTEIKPLEKFFVAEDEHQDFFSKQPDAGYCQIIIAPKVIKARATYTKWFKEDE, encoded by the coding sequence ATGACAACATTTGTTTTAGGAGGAGGATGTTTCTGGTGCGTCGACGCGGTGTTCCGACGTCTAAAAGGGGTGACCAAAGTCGAAAGTGGCTACGCGGGCGGTCATACGGACTCACCAAATTATTACCAAGTTGCGTCAGGACAAACGGGACACGCCGAAGTTGTAAGTGTTACCTTTGATGAATCTGTAATTCCACCTGAAACGATCCTTAATATTTTCTTTTCCATTCACGATCCAACCACGCTCAATAGACAAGGTGCCGATGTCGGGACACAGTATCGTTCAATTATGCTTTATCAAGATAATGAACAAAAACAACTGTTTGAAAACGCCATCGAAAAGGCAAAAAGTATCTGGACAGGCACTATCGTTACCGAAATCAAACCACTAGAAAAGTTCTTCGTAGCCGAAGACGAGCACCAAGATTTTTTCAGTAAACAACCCGACGCAGGCTATTGCCAAATAATCATTGCACCGAAAGTTATTAAAGCCCGTGCCACATACACTAAATGGTTCAAGGAGGATGAATAA
- a CDS encoding YtxH domain-containing protein has product MGKALHVIGAAAVGFVAGILLAPKSGEETRKDIKNKALEAKRQAAEKADKLKDVAANAGDSLKKSAHEVGDEAKGFAKSARGSAAVVATEAGKLGDEAKVRAARVAEEAKRTSSQIQKDAEKNLR; this is encoded by the coding sequence ATGGGTAAAGCATTACACGTTATCGGAGCAGCAGCCGTTGGATTTGTCGCAGGAATTTTACTTGCACCAAAAAGCGGTGAAGAAACTAGAAAAGATATCAAGAACAAAGCTCTTGAAGCTAAAAGGCAAGCAGCTGAAAAAGCTGACAAGCTAAAGGATGTCGCGGCAAATGCTGGCGACTCACTAAAGAAAAGTGCTCACGAAGTTGGTGACGAAGCCAAAGGTTTCGCCAAAAGCGCTCGTGGATCCGCAGCGGTTGTTGCAACCGAAGCCGGCAAATTAGGCGACGAAGCCAAAGTTCGTGCCGCACGTGTTGCCGAAGAAGCAAAACGTACGTCGAGCCAAATTCAAAAAGACGCCGAAAAGAATCTTCGTTAA
- a CDS encoding DNA-3-methyladenine glycosylase encodes MKSDHSALVQQAADYLAKHDPVLASVIKAHPLPTFVPHTNYYQELVESIISQQLSVKAASAIEKRFIGLFEDQFPSPEQILSRSIEEFRSVGLSRPKAAYVQDLARNVLDGTVKFDTLDQLSNDEIIAELTKVKGIGEWTVHMFLMFCMGRLDVLPIGDLGIRNGVQKLYSFDHALLPQEVTLLAEANKWTPYQSVASWYVWQSLDNAPKLEAT; translated from the coding sequence TTGAAATCTGACCATTCCGCCCTGGTTCAACAAGCTGCTGATTACCTCGCCAAGCATGACCCTGTTTTGGCGTCCGTTATTAAAGCGCATCCATTGCCAACATTCGTGCCACACACCAATTACTATCAAGAACTTGTCGAAAGCATCATTAGCCAGCAGCTAAGCGTAAAAGCCGCGAGCGCGATCGAGAAGCGATTTATTGGCTTATTTGAAGATCAATTCCCTTCGCCTGAACAAATTTTATCACGCAGCATTGAGGAATTCCGCTCTGTTGGCCTATCAAGGCCCAAAGCCGCCTATGTCCAAGATTTGGCGCGCAATGTTTTAGACGGCACGGTTAAATTTGATACGCTAGACCAACTTTCGAATGATGAAATTATTGCTGAACTGACAAAAGTTAAAGGCATCGGCGAGTGGACCGTTCATATGTTTTTAATGTTCTGTATGGGCCGGCTAGATGTTTTGCCAATAGGTGATTTAGGAATCAGAAACGGGGTTCAAAAACTATATAGTTTCGATCATGCACTCCTTCCTCAAGAAGTTACCTTGTTAGCAGAGGCAAACAAATGGACGCCATATCAGTCGGTGGCTAGCTGGTACGTTTGGCAATCACTTGATAATGCACCGAAACTTGAGGCAACATAA
- a CDS encoding MBL fold metallo-hydrolase, with protein MKITKYEHACFTVEKDGQILVVDPGAFTTDFIAPENVVAVVITHEHQDHFDHEQLAAIVDKNPDAVIIGHESVTSKIEAFETKTVQAGDKITVGEFDLEFFGGDHALIHDSIPRAANLGVMINELLYFPGDSFTLPNKPVDTLAIPATAPWMKIGEAMDFLVAVNPRLAFPTHDAILSDAGKGLSDSLLGSIASASGTEYKRLETPLEI; from the coding sequence ATGAAAATCACAAAATACGAACATGCTTGTTTTACGGTAGAAAAAGACGGCCAGATACTCGTTGTTGATCCAGGGGCATTTACAACGGATTTTATTGCACCCGAAAACGTTGTCGCCGTTGTTATTACCCATGAGCATCAAGATCATTTTGACCACGAACAACTTGCCGCGATTGTCGACAAAAACCCTGATGCGGTGATTATTGGCCATGAATCAGTCACCTCTAAAATCGAAGCATTTGAAACAAAGACCGTTCAGGCAGGCGATAAAATTACCGTAGGCGAATTTGATCTAGAATTCTTTGGGGGCGACCATGCGCTTATTCACGACAGCATACCAAGAGCCGCGAACCTGGGCGTCATGATCAACGAACTGCTTTATTTCCCCGGGGATTCGTTTACGTTACCTAATAAACCCGTTGACACTCTTGCGATTCCAGCAACAGCCCCGTGGATGAAGATTGGTGAAGCGATGGATTTTTTGGTTGCCGTAAATCCTAGATTGGCCTTCCCTACGCATGATGCTATTTTGTCAGATGCAGGAAAAGGCTTGTCCGACAGCTTACTCGGCAGCATTGCATCCGCTAGCGGCACTGAGTATAAACGCCTAGAGACTCCGCTTGAAATCTGA
- a CDS encoding CBS domain-containing protein translates to MMLIFLFLEIAVLGLLIFVSGVVPRVSQISKFELERRKSIGDNMAAIAMKREALLTDVFSLQRVLSALLLVLFVVLSVVTFGWLLGIILSVIVALEYGRIARIGLWQRQSQKLYEKHEQQILRFVEKFAGILRFMRSVAPETTTNVRLSSREELHHLVETSGTLLSSDEKLLITHSLTFGDRTVKEIMTPRGVIDSISHKELLGPLVLDDLHKTGHSRFPVVDGDIDHVVGMLHIQDLLTLDTKRSTTAGKAMEPRVFYVREDQTLKHALTAFLRTRHHLFVVVNEFRETVGLLSLEDVIEALIGHKIVDEFDAHDDLRAVAAHNPRGNNHPEKREDV, encoded by the coding sequence TCCTTGGTCTGTTGATATTTGTGTCGGGCGTCGTTCCGCGTGTCAGCCAAATAAGCAAATTCGAACTAGAACGCCGCAAATCGATTGGGGATAATATGGCGGCAATTGCGATGAAGCGTGAAGCACTGCTAACGGATGTCTTTTCCTTGCAAAGAGTTCTATCGGCATTACTCCTCGTACTTTTTGTTGTTCTTTCGGTGGTAACGTTCGGATGGCTGCTAGGTATTATTCTGTCAGTTATTGTTGCTTTAGAATACGGTCGGATTGCGCGGATTGGTTTGTGGCAGCGCCAATCTCAAAAACTTTACGAAAAACATGAACAGCAGATTCTACGCTTTGTTGAAAAATTTGCAGGCATACTCCGATTCATGCGAAGCGTAGCACCCGAAACGACTACAAATGTACGGCTAAGTTCCCGTGAGGAGCTCCATCATCTTGTTGAGACATCAGGCACGCTTCTTTCAAGCGACGAAAAGCTGCTTATTACGCATAGTCTGACGTTTGGTGATCGTACCGTAAAAGAAATCATGACTCCCCGGGGCGTTATTGACAGTATTAGCCACAAAGAACTACTTGGTCCACTCGTCCTAGATGACCTTCATAAAACAGGACATAGTCGCTTTCCTGTGGTTGACGGCGATATTGATCATGTCGTCGGTATGCTTCATATCCAAGATCTCTTAACCCTTGATACGAAGCGTTCAACAACAGCTGGTAAAGCTATGGAACCTAGGGTATTTTACGTTCGTGAGGACCAAACGCTTAAGCACGCCCTTACTGCGTTCCTTCGTACGCGCCATCATTTGTTTGTCGTTGTTAATGAATTTCGTGAAACAGTCGGACTGTTAAGCCTGGAAGATGTGATTGAGGCATTGATTGGCCACAAGATAGTCGATGAATTCGATGCTCACGATGATCTCCGCGCGGTTGCTGCGCATAACCCGCGTGGTAATAATCATCCTGAGAAACGCGAAGACGTATAA
- the aspS gene encoding aspartate--tRNA ligase produces MTRTLVRDLPAQMSQTVTVSGWVHTRRDHGGLIFIDLRDHTGIIQLVIQPENAEAFKLAEQVRDEYVISITGIVKERDETLKNPNIPMGDIEVVTENIRLLNKSEPLPIPVREDAPQANEEHRLKYRYLDLRRSKMQEMLKKRAAYYKLLRDYMESNEFTEVTTPILANSSPEGARDFLVPSRVHPGKFYALPQAPQQFKQLLMVGGISRYYQIATCFRDEDPRADRLYGDFYQLDLEMSFVEDGEVVRQTVEPLIKQLVTGFAGKTLVTDEVPRIPYLEAMDRFGSDKPDLRFGMELTDLSDALTDTGFSVFANTLKNKGVVKAIRVEGGASLSRSQIDKFTDIAKSEGAGGLAYIMYENGEAKSPIAKFLSGEELTAIKERLQAKDGDAVFFGVDKREVVNKVLGRLRSEFADHFELKDPNKIALAWIVDFPFYEWDDKAKKIDFGHNPFSMPKGGVEALQSDDKLDIVADQYDMVMNGYEISSGAVRNHNPDVMYEAFGSLGYDRSYVDSRFGAMINAFKYGAPPHAGCAFGIDRMFMVLTGEDNIREVVAFPKNGSGIDVMMSSPSEVDQAQLKDLSLKIELND; encoded by the coding sequence ATGACACGAACATTAGTACGCGACCTACCTGCGCAGATGAGCCAAACAGTGACCGTCAGCGGTTGGGTGCACACACGCCGCGACCATGGTGGACTGATTTTTATTGATCTACGCGACCACACCGGTATTATTCAGCTGGTAATTCAACCTGAAAACGCCGAAGCTTTTAAACTTGCAGAGCAAGTCCGCGATGAATACGTTATTTCAATCACTGGTATCGTAAAAGAGCGTGACGAAACACTCAAAAATCCTAATATCCCAATGGGGGATATTGAAGTTGTTACCGAAAACATCCGGCTTCTTAACAAATCCGAACCCTTGCCGATTCCTGTCCGTGAAGACGCACCTCAGGCAAACGAAGAACACCGTCTGAAATATCGTTATCTTGATCTTCGTAGGTCAAAGATGCAAGAGATGCTAAAAAAACGAGCTGCTTATTACAAATTGCTACGCGATTATATGGAATCTAATGAATTTACCGAGGTAACCACACCGATTCTAGCCAACTCTAGCCCAGAAGGCGCTCGCGATTTCCTAGTGCCTTCACGCGTTCACCCTGGCAAGTTCTACGCATTGCCACAAGCCCCACAGCAGTTCAAGCAACTGCTCATGGTAGGCGGCATATCACGTTACTACCAAATCGCGACGTGCTTTCGCGACGAAGACCCGCGTGCTGACCGTTTGTATGGTGATTTTTACCAACTTGACCTTGAGATGTCATTTGTCGAAGACGGTGAAGTCGTTCGTCAAACGGTTGAACCGCTTATCAAACAACTCGTCACTGGTTTTGCGGGTAAAACACTCGTAACTGATGAAGTACCACGGATTCCTTACCTTGAAGCAATGGATCGTTTTGGTTCTGACAAACCCGACCTACGTTTTGGTATGGAACTGACTGATTTATCTGATGCACTAACCGATACGGGCTTTAGCGTTTTCGCAAACACGCTTAAGAACAAGGGCGTTGTCAAAGCGATCCGCGTCGAAGGCGGAGCAAGCCTTAGCCGTTCGCAAATTGATAAATTTACGGACATTGCAAAAAGCGAAGGTGCAGGCGGACTTGCCTACATTATGTACGAAAACGGCGAGGCAAAATCACCAATTGCCAAATTCTTGTCTGGCGAAGAACTGACTGCTATTAAAGAGCGGCTGCAAGCCAAAGACGGAGACGCCGTATTCTTTGGTGTTGATAAGAGGGAAGTCGTGAACAAAGTGCTTGGACGGCTTCGTTCTGAATTTGCCGATCACTTCGAACTGAAAGACCCAAACAAGATTGCCCTCGCTTGGATCGTAGATTTTCCATTTTACGAATGGGATGACAAAGCGAAAAAGATCGATTTTGGCCACAACCCGTTTTCTATGCCAAAAGGCGGTGTCGAAGCACTACAATCTGATGACAAATTAGATATTGTTGCCGACCAGTACGATATGGTCATGAACGGCTACGAAATTTCTTCTGGTGCGGTTCGTAACCACAACCCAGACGTCATGTACGAAGCTTTCGGATCGCTTGGCTACGACCGGTCATATGTCGATTCACGTTTCGGCGCAATGATTAACGCATTCAAATACGGCGCTCCGCCACACGCTGGCTGCGCGTTCGGTATTGACCGTATGTTCATGGTGCTTACCGGTGAAGACAACATCCGGGAAGTTGTCGCTTTTCCAAAGAACGGCTCCGGTATTGATGTCATGATGTCTTCGCCTAGCGAAGTTGATCAGGCGCAGCTAAAAGATCTTTCTCTAAAAATAGAGCTAAATGACTAA